One Eubacteriales bacterium mix99 genomic window carries:
- a CDS encoding ABC transporter permease, with protein MIKYILKKIGYMVVTLWIILTATFFLMYTMPGDATQASIKVLPEAVVENMKAKWGLDKPVWQQYIIYLKNLLHGELGESYTTPGLTANTIIGERFPASLQLGLQAVAVGLILGIILGILAALNRGKWIDFVTIFIAILGVSIPSFVFAAILQKYAAGGYFPIVGWVSSGSSLADNFRYTALPTISASIGGIATYSRFMRSSVLDVLNNDYILLAKAKGLSKFQIITRHVMRNAITPIITIVAPQIAGVVTGSFVIERIFSIPGLGRYYVDSVNGRDYPMILATTVFFSFIFVFCMVIMDILYAVVDPRVRKSIIEGKKER; from the coding sequence ATGATAAAGTATATTTTAAAAAAGATAGGCTATATGGTCGTTACACTATGGATTATACTGACGGCTACTTTCTTCCTTATGTACACAATGCCCGGAGATGCTACCCAGGCGAGCATAAAGGTGCTGCCGGAAGCAGTGGTGGAAAACATGAAAGCCAAATGGGGGCTGGACAAGCCTGTCTGGCAGCAGTATATCATCTATCTTAAGAATCTGCTCCATGGAGAGCTTGGGGAGTCCTACACGACCCCGGGTCTGACGGCAAATACGATCATTGGGGAGAGGTTTCCGGCATCGCTGCAGCTGGGGCTGCAGGCGGTGGCAGTGGGACTGATACTGGGGATCATACTGGGTATTTTAGCTGCGCTGAACAGAGGCAAGTGGATTGACTTTGTCACTATTTTTATTGCGATACTCGGAGTCTCAATACCGAGCTTCGTATTTGCAGCGATATTGCAGAAGTATGCAGCGGGAGGATATTTTCCGATCGTAGGCTGGGTATCATCGGGAAGCAGTCTGGCGGACAACTTCCGGTATACTGCTTTGCCGACCATTTCCGCATCGATCGGAGGGATTGCGACCTATTCCCGGTTCATGAGATCTTCGGTGTTGGATGTTTTGAACAATGACTATATCCTACTGGCAAAGGCGAAGGGACTTTCAAAGTTCCAGATCATAACGAGGCATGTGATGCGCAATGCGATCACCCCGATCATTACAATCGTTGCACCGCAGATAGCGGGAGTCGTAACAGGTTCGTTCGTGATAGAGAGAATATTTTCGATACCGGGACTCGGACGATATTACGTTGACAGTGTAAACGGCCGGGATTATCCGATGATTCTGGCTACCACAGTATTTTTTTCGTTTATATTCGTGTTTTGTATGGTAATCATGGACATCCTTTACGCAGTGGTTGACCCGAGGGTACGTAAGAGTATCATCGAAGGCAAGAAGGAGAGATGA
- a CDS encoding ABC transporter permease: MEMFTRVGVNEQRSEKLMRPSISYWQDAVRRLKKNKVAMASLFLLIFIILMCIFAPYIYPHPYNEQNIESTNQGPTWDHIFGLDNLGRDIFARIWVGGRVSLAIGVVGALVSLVVGVLYGGISAYFGGLVDDIMMRIVEILVGIPYMVVVIIVSVFLGKGMSSLLIALCLTSWTGLARLVRGQILELKESEYVMAANVLGTPTFKIITRHLIPNTLSIIIINTTFSIPGFIFSEAFLSFLGMGIQPPLTSWGAMASLGQQQMAYYPHELIFPALAISVTMLAFNLLGDGLRDAFDPKLRQ, encoded by the coding sequence ATGGAAATGTTCACACGAGTCGGCGTAAATGAGCAGCGGTCGGAAAAGTTGATGCGTCCAAGCATCTCCTACTGGCAGGATGCGGTCCGCAGACTGAAAAAGAACAAAGTCGCAATGGCCAGCCTGTTTCTTCTTATATTCATTATACTGATGTGTATATTCGCACCATACATTTATCCGCATCCGTATAATGAGCAAAATATAGAGAGTACCAACCAGGGACCAACCTGGGATCATATATTTGGACTTGATAATCTCGGCAGGGACATCTTTGCGAGGATATGGGTCGGAGGCCGTGTATCGCTTGCGATAGGAGTTGTGGGAGCACTCGTTTCCCTGGTGGTGGGAGTTCTGTACGGCGGAATAAGTGCGTATTTCGGCGGACTGGTTGACGATATCATGATGAGAATCGTTGAAATACTTGTCGGGATACCGTATATGGTTGTCGTCATCATCGTGTCCGTGTTTTTGGGAAAGGGCATGTCGTCACTTTTGATAGCTCTCTGTCTGACCAGCTGGACCGGGCTGGCAAGGCTGGTAAGGGGACAGATACTTGAACTTAAGGAAAGTGAATATGTGATGGCGGCAAATGTGCTTGGCACCCCCACGTTCAAGATAATAACAAGGCATCTTATACCGAATACATTAAGCATTATCATCATAAATACGACATTCAGCATACCAGGGTTTATATTCTCCGAGGCTTTTCTGAGCTTTCTGGGGATGGGAATACAACCGCCGCTGACGAGCTGGGGCGCAATGGCATCCCTTGGGCAGCAGCAGATGGCCTACTATCCTCATGAGCTGATATTTCCGGCTTTGGCGATTTCGGTTACGATGCTGGCTTTCAACCTTCTGGGAGATGGTCTTCGTGATGCATTCGATCCTAAATTACGTCAGTAG
- a CDS encoding ABC transporter permease subunit: protein MTGGCNRSVQKDEGKNKRIEGNAAKRSGMYKKVLTWGTIVVILVFWMLVTSFQWVDPKLVPSPQSVWIAFLDIARNGYKNHTLFQHMGASLGRLMAAFLGAAAVAVPLGLLSGYNTGFRAVLEPIIEFYRPLPPLAYYTILVLWLGIGNASKIMLLFLACFAPVYISCVSAVMKIKEDDINSAYTMGANKRQVFFYVVFPACLPDLFTGLRTALGVGYTTLVSAEMVAATSGLGWMVLDASRYFRSDIVFLGILIMGITGVLLDRSIQLLERWLVPWKGKE from the coding sequence ATGACGGGCGGCTGCAACAGATCCGTTCAAAAGGATGAAGGGAAAAATAAAAGAATTGAAGGGAATGCCGCAAAAAGATCCGGCATGTATAAAAAAGTTCTGACGTGGGGGACCATCGTTGTAATTCTGGTTTTTTGGATGCTCGTGACTTCTTTTCAATGGGTAGATCCGAAGCTTGTGCCGTCACCGCAGTCGGTATGGATTGCTTTCTTGGACATCGCCCGGAATGGGTATAAAAATCACACATTGTTTCAGCATATGGGAGCGAGTTTGGGCAGATTGATGGCTGCTTTTCTGGGAGCAGCTGCTGTAGCAGTCCCACTGGGTTTATTAAGTGGTTACAATACAGGATTCCGGGCAGTTCTGGAACCGATTATAGAGTTTTATCGCCCTCTTCCTCCGCTTGCCTACTACACCATATTGGTTTTGTGGCTGGGGATTGGCAATGCATCAAAGATTATGCTCCTCTTTTTGGCTTGTTTTGCGCCAGTTTATATTTCCTGCGTATCTGCCGTGATGAAAATCAAGGAAGATGATATCAACAGTGCGTACACGATGGGTGCAAATAAAAGGCAAGTGTTTTTTTATGTCGTTTTTCCCGCTTGTCTGCCGGACTTGTTTACCGGATTGCGGACAGCCCTGGGCGTCGGTTATACGACCCTGGTTTCCGCGGAAATGGTTGCCGCAACTTCCGGTCTTGGATGGATGGTACTGGATGCCAGCCGTTATTTCCGGAGTGACATTGTTTTTCTGGGCATTCTCATCATGGGAATCACTGGAGTTCTGCTGGACAGAAGCATTCAGCTTCTGGAACGCTGGCTGGTGCCCTGGAAGGGAAAAGAATAA
- a CDS encoding ABC transporter substrate-binding protein encodes MRQKRILKRASFLMAFLMILTGCGSSAYPSKNKQGNPAASGHPSAVPKTVNIGTQQIPNDEAVAAAKGYFEEELGVKVNIQEFQAGDIRNAMVAGNIDFAMLGSSSAALGIASGMDVELIWIHEILGESEGLAVQNGSQIRSVKDLEGKRIATPFATTAHYSLLKALEQNHISEKDITLYDMQMPDLYAAWQRNDIDAAYAWEPTLSNLRENGKIILSSREMADKGIATANVEIVRKDFTEKYPDMVTRYLRALNRAVALYQQDPDDAVSAVVRSMNVPEADAWRQMQGSLWLTAKQQTDSSYLGSTSQKGEIVDSLMNMADFLYQHKNLVDKPKRSTFEQAVNPAYAEKALW; translated from the coding sequence ATGCGACAGAAAAGAATATTAAAACGGGCCTCATTCCTGATGGCTTTTTTGATGATACTGACAGGGTGTGGGAGCTCAGCATATCCGTCAAAAAACAAACAGGGAAATCCTGCTGCATCCGGGCATCCGTCAGCAGTGCCGAAGACTGTCAATATCGGGACCCAGCAGATACCAAATGACGAAGCCGTTGCTGCTGCAAAGGGCTATTTTGAAGAAGAGCTCGGGGTAAAAGTAAATATTCAGGAATTTCAGGCGGGAGATATCCGGAACGCGATGGTGGCTGGAAATATTGATTTTGCAATGCTGGGTTCTTCCTCTGCAGCGCTGGGTATTGCAAGCGGCATGGATGTGGAGCTGATCTGGATTCACGAGATTCTCGGGGAATCGGAAGGGCTGGCGGTACAAAACGGCTCTCAGATCCGTTCCGTGAAAGATTTGGAAGGGAAACGGATTGCGACACCCTTTGCCACAACGGCGCATTACAGTTTGTTGAAGGCTTTGGAGCAAAACCATATTTCGGAAAAAGACATAACGCTGTATGATATGCAGATGCCGGATTTGTATGCGGCCTGGCAGAGAAACGATATTGATGCCGCTTATGCATGGGAACCTACGCTGTCCAATCTTCGGGAGAACGGGAAAATCATTCTCTCCAGCAGGGAAATGGCGGATAAGGGAATTGCGACTGCCAACGTCGAAATCGTGAGGAAAGACTTTACGGAAAAATATCCGGATATGGTGACTCGGTATCTTCGTGCTCTGAACAGGGCCGTTGCTCTTTATCAGCAGGATCCGGATGATGCGGTAAGCGCAGTTGTAAGATCCATGAATGTGCCGGAGGCAGATGCATGGAGACAGATGCAGGGTTCCCTTTGGCTGACTGCCAAACAGCAGACGGATTCCTCCTATCTGGGGAGTACCTCTCAAAAAGGGGAAATAGTGGACTCTTTAATGAATATGGCTGATTTTCTGTATCAGCATAAAAACCTTGTTGACAAACCGAAACGGTCGACTTTTGAGCAGGCGGTCAACCCGGCTTATGCCGAAAAGGCACTGTGGTAG
- a CDS encoding ABC transporter ATP-binding protein gives MSENLLEVKNLQVSFHTYAGEVHAVRGVTFHVDYGECMAIVGESGSGKTVTAKAILGLIEPPSGEVKKDSMILFDDKDILKFTDKQWRNYRGNDAAMIFQDPMTSLNPTMKIGRQITESIQMHNRMSKEEAHKRAFNLLEKVNIPNPGDRLNQYPYEFSGGMRQRVVIAIALACSPKLMIADEPTTALDVTIQAQIIKLLKEIQKNNNTSVIMITHDLGIVAGMADYISVMYAGRIVEQGTVFDIFNTPQHPYTYALLKAVPSLKNENKSELRIIPGTPPDLIAPPKGCGFANRCRYCMKVCGQMSPEYTELSGTHKAACWLHHPNARRAFGFDDVREVFEDGR, from the coding sequence ATGAGTGAGAATTTATTGGAAGTAAAAAATCTGCAGGTATCCTTTCATACCTATGCCGGAGAAGTTCATGCGGTTCGGGGCGTAACATTCCATGTTGATTATGGAGAATGCATGGCGATCGTCGGAGAGTCCGGTTCGGGAAAGACGGTTACAGCAAAGGCGATATTGGGGCTTATCGAGCCGCCGTCCGGTGAAGTGAAAAAGGACAGCATGATTTTATTTGATGATAAGGATATATTGAAATTTACCGATAAACAATGGAGGAACTATCGCGGGAACGATGCGGCAATGATTTTCCAGGACCCGATGACCTCTCTGAATCCTACGATGAAGATAGGCAGGCAGATTACGGAGAGCATACAGATGCACAACAGGATGTCGAAGGAAGAGGCGCACAAAAGGGCTTTCAATTTGCTTGAGAAGGTGAATATCCCGAATCCCGGGGACAGGCTGAACCAATATCCGTATGAGTTTTCGGGCGGCATGCGGCAGAGGGTTGTGATTGCCATCGCTCTGGCCTGCAGCCCGAAGCTGATGATAGCAGATGAGCCGACAACGGCGCTGGATGTGACGATACAGGCGCAGATTATAAAATTGCTGAAGGAGATACAAAAGAACAACAACACATCCGTGATCATGATTACCCATGACCTCGGCATTGTTGCCGGAATGGCCGACTATATCAGTGTGATGTACGCGGGGAGAATCGTGGAGCAGGGAACGGTTTTCGATATATTCAACACCCCCCAGCATCCGTATACCTATGCGCTGCTTAAGGCTGTACCGAGTTTGAAGAATGAAAACAAATCAGAGCTGCGGATTATACCGGGAACCCCGCCGGACCTTATCGCACCGCCAAAAGGCTGTGGCTTTGCCAACCGCTGCCGGTACTGTATGAAAGTGTGCGGGCAGATGAGCCCTGAATATACTGAGCTTTCCGGGACGCATAAGGCGGCTTGTTGGTTGCATCATCCCAACGCCAGGAGGGCCTTTGGATTTGATGATGTAAGGGAGGTGTTTGAAGATGGCAGATAA
- a CDS encoding ATP-binding cassette domain-containing protein: protein MADNDNQEILLHVEHLKKYFPVRNKETLMAVDDVSFDICKGETMGLVGESGCGKTTCGRTIIGLYRATGGCVEYKGKNVTKLDGKDKQWFKKNAQMIFQDPYASLDPRMTVGDIIAEGMANFNLYPNPKEREKRVQELLALVGLNKEHAGRFPHEFSGGQRQRIGIARALAVAPEFIICDEPISALDVSIQAQVVNLLMKLQRELKLTYLFIAHDLSMVKHISDKVGVMYMGHIVEMAASDELYSNPMHPYTKALLSAIPVPDPEIERGKTVLPIEGEVGSPINCRPGCHFASRCRFANERCSSETPELKDRGNNHFVACHLFDRANE from the coding sequence ATGGCAGATAATGATAATCAGGAAATATTGCTGCATGTGGAACACCTTAAAAAATATTTTCCGGTAAGAAACAAGGAGACCCTGATGGCTGTGGACGACGTTTCATTTGATATATGCAAAGGGGAAACCATGGGGCTGGTCGGAGAGTCCGGATGCGGAAAGACCACCTGTGGAAGAACGATAATCGGGCTTTACCGTGCCACGGGCGGCTGCGTGGAATATAAAGGAAAGAATGTTACGAAGCTTGACGGCAAGGACAAGCAATGGTTCAAAAAAAATGCGCAGATGATATTTCAGGATCCATATGCATCCCTGGATCCACGGATGACCGTCGGAGATATCATTGCGGAGGGCATGGCAAATTTCAATCTCTATCCGAATCCGAAAGAGAGGGAGAAGAGAGTGCAGGAGCTGCTCGCTCTCGTAGGCCTCAACAAGGAACATGCCGGCAGGTTCCCGCATGAGTTTTCGGGAGGACAAAGACAGAGGATTGGAATAGCCAGGGCACTGGCAGTCGCCCCCGAGTTCATCATTTGCGATGAGCCCATATCAGCACTGGATGTATCCATACAGGCCCAGGTGGTGAACCTCCTGATGAAGCTGCAGAGGGAGCTTAAACTCACCTATCTGTTCATCGCGCATGATCTGTCCATGGTAAAGCATATTTCGGATAAGGTGGGAGTCATGTATATGGGGCATATCGTCGAGATGGCCGCAAGCGACGAACTTTACAGCAATCCGATGCATCCGTATACAAAAGCGCTTTTAAGCGCGATTCCGGTTCCGGACCCTGAAATAGAAAGGGGAAAGACGGTTCTCCCAATAGAAGGAGAGGTCGGAAGCCCGATAAACTGCAGGCCGGGTTGCCACTTTGCAAGCAGATGCAGGTTTGCAAACGAGCGCTGCAGCAGTGAAACGCCGGAACTAAAGGACAGGGGAAACAACCATTTCGTCGCCTGTCACCTGTTCGATCGTGCCAATGAGTAG